The following are encoded together in the Panicum virgatum strain AP13 chromosome 6K, P.virgatum_v5, whole genome shotgun sequence genome:
- the LOC120711535 gene encoding CRS2-associated factor 1, mitochondrial-like, with the protein MLLLRRARAPPRLPPRRSLSRLLDRYGFVPPASLTPSPREPPRAAANSAAAKKRRAKKPPYRPPSSLDRGGRPPARSDLPFDFRFSYTESSPASKPIGLREPKYSPFGPGRLDRPWTGLCAPAVDATLRDVAADDPLPEAERGLEEARRRERERVLGEPLTPAERAFLVDKCQKNRTKRQINLGRDGLTHNMLNDIHNNWKSCEAVRVKCLGVPTVDMQNVSHQLEDKTGGLIIHRHGGQLILYRGRHYNPKKRPVIPLMLWKPAEPIYPRLIKTTIDGLTVEETKQMRKKGLHVPVLTKLAKNGYYATLVPMVRDAFLTDELVRIDCKGLPKSDYKKIGVKLRDLVPCILVSFDKEQIIVWRGKEDGSLQDQTQKSCPSVIDSDDASVKNETRDQEQTPSDWSSDESSGVSSSDEIPDDKPVISNPDPSRVI; encoded by the exons atgctcctcctccgccgcgcgcgcgcacctcCCCGCCTCCCGCCCCGCCGGAGCCTCTCCCGCCTCCTCGACCGCTACGGCTTCGTTCCCCCGGCCTCCCTGACCCCGTCCCCGCGCgagccgccccgcgccgccgccaactccGCCGCCGCGAAGAAGCGCCGCGCCAAGAAGCCCCCCTACCGCCCGCCGTCCTCGCTGGaccgcggcggccgcccgcccgcgcgctcgGACCTCCCCTTCGACTTCCGCTTCAGCTACACCGAGAGCTCCCCGGCCTCCAAGCCCATCGGGCTCCGCGAGCCCAAGTACTCCCCCTTCGGGCCCGGGCGGCTCGACCGGCCCTGGACGGGCCTGTGCGCGCCCGCCGTCGACGCCACGCTCCGCGACGTCGCGGCCGACGACCCCCTCCCCGAGGCCGAGAGGGGCCTGGAGGAGGCGCgccggcgggagcgggagcgcgtGCTGGGAGAGCCGCTCACCCCCGCGGAGCGCGCGTTCTTGGTCGACAAGTGCCAGAAGAACCGCACCAAGCGCCAGATCAACCTTG GGAGAGATGGGCTTACTCACAACATGCTAAATGACATTCACAACAACTGGAAGAGCTGCGAGGCGGTCAGGGTGAAATGCCTTGGTGTGCCAACGGTTGATATGCAAAATGTATCCCATCAGCTTGAG GATAAAACAGGTGGTCTGATCATCCACAGGCATGGTGGACAGTTGATACTGTACAGGGGTAGGCACTATAATCCAAAGAAAAGACCCGTTATTCCATTGATGCTATGGAAACCTGCTGAACCTATCTACCCAAGGCTAATCAAAACAACAATAGACGGGCTAACAGTTGAGGAAACAAAGCAAATGAGGAAGAAAGGCCTACATGTTCCTGTTTTGACGAAGCTTG CCAAGAATGGATATTATGCTACTCTTGTGCCAATGGTCCGGGATGCCTTTTTGACCGATGAACTGGTCCGAATAGATTGTAAAGGATTGCCAAAAAGTGATTATAAGAAGATTGGAGTCAAGCTTAGG GATCTTGTTCCCTGCATTCTTGTCTCTTTTGACAAGGAGCAAATAATTGTTTGGAGGGGAAAGGAAGATGGAAGCCTACAAGATCAAACACAGAAGTCATGTCCTTCAGTTATTGACTCAGATGATGCATCAGTGAAGAATGAGACTCGTGACCAGGAACAAACACCAAGTGATTGGTCTTCTGATGAGTCTTCTGGGGTCAGTAGCTCTGATGAAATCCCAGATGACAAACCGGTCATTTCTAACCCAGACCCTTCTAGGGTGATTTGA